The following are encoded together in the Pseudoalteromonas shioyasakiensis genome:
- a CDS encoding HDOD domain-containing protein, translating into MTEENRQQRTAMVLNERAHDLLLGHSFAQRQIGYIHTLEIDYGESMEQRTLLEVEVAAEKKRQKSSTAHHKYRAQASKQLHQVIEAAMHKQLEDIDSVIHETIGIQDSVPAILDILAVRSASVGRLEPLVKDLSWLGRELVAFVNLPFYRKQRNKHTSVQVDNPLLALRYIGLDNLKFVVPTFAVRHWMPHSTEPFPLLKRRLRDNSMACAIAAQELAKLNGVNEVHAFTLGMLLDVGKIALVRIYLRIFELVWQRQVTKARDEQKKDLHTALLELKPDPLFLSTLLNKQSMKVTATVIEKMAFRYLPFNAVMQQLTTPLAKNDEYLPLTKVILKARCYAQYLSLNEHQLVENDETERWFAHFDFTKEELDQLAKCNFDRFHIQIN; encoded by the coding sequence ATGACCGAAGAAAACCGACAACAAAGGACTGCGATGGTGCTTAATGAGCGCGCGCACGATCTTTTGCTTGGTCACAGTTTTGCACAGCGCCAAATCGGCTATATTCACACCCTCGAAATTGATTATGGCGAATCAATGGAACAGCGAACTCTATTAGAAGTAGAAGTTGCTGCTGAGAAAAAACGTCAAAAGAGCAGTACAGCTCACCATAAATACCGTGCACAGGCGAGCAAGCAATTACACCAAGTGATTGAGGCTGCCATGCATAAGCAGCTTGAAGACATTGATTCAGTAATTCATGAAACTATAGGGATTCAAGATAGCGTACCTGCTATTTTAGATATTTTAGCTGTGCGTTCGGCCTCAGTAGGTCGACTAGAACCGTTAGTTAAAGATTTGAGTTGGTTAGGTCGTGAGCTCGTTGCGTTTGTGAATTTACCTTTCTATCGAAAACAACGTAATAAACACACTTCAGTTCAAGTCGATAACCCACTGTTAGCGCTGCGCTACATTGGTTTAGATAACTTAAAGTTTGTCGTGCCAACCTTTGCGGTACGCCATTGGATGCCACACAGTACAGAGCCATTTCCACTACTAAAGCGCCGACTTCGTGATAACTCAATGGCGTGTGCCATTGCTGCTCAAGAACTTGCTAAATTAAATGGTGTAAATGAGGTGCACGCGTTTACCTTAGGTATGCTACTCGACGTGGGTAAGATAGCGCTAGTGCGCATATACCTTCGAATTTTTGAGTTAGTTTGGCAGCGCCAAGTAACGAAAGCCCGTGATGAGCAAAAGAAAGACTTACACACAGCTTTATTAGAGCTAAAACCGGATCCTTTATTTTTAAGCACCTTGCTAAATAAGCAGTCGATGAAGGTAACAGCGACCGTAATTGAGAAAATGGCCTTTAGGTATTTGCCATTTAATGCGGTGATGCAGCAGTTAACTACACCTTTAGCTAAAAACGATGAATACTTGCCACTTACTAAGGTGATTTTAAAAGCCCGTTGTTACGCTCAGTATTTAAGTTTAAATGAGCATCAATTGGTCGAAAATGACGAAACCGAACGTTGGTTTGCACACTTCGATTTCACTAAAGAAGAGCTTGATCAGCTAGCAAAATGCAATTTTGATCGCTTTCATATTCAAATTAATTAA
- a CDS encoding anthranilate synthase component II: MLLMIDNYDSFTYNLVQYFQRLDQDVLVKRNDEISIAEIKQLNPEHIVLSPGPCSPNEAGISLQVVEQLKGQLPILGICLGHQTIAQALGADVIRAKQVMHGKTSLVKHTNQGVFNGLANPLTVCRYHSLVVDKQSLPSDFTITAWTEQNSDFDEIMGIMHNDLALEGVQFHPEAILTQQGLELLANFLTRF, from the coding sequence ATGCTACTTATGATCGACAATTATGATTCGTTTACATACAACCTAGTGCAATATTTTCAGCGCTTAGACCAAGATGTATTAGTTAAACGAAACGATGAGATCAGCATTGCTGAGATTAAACAACTTAACCCAGAGCACATCGTACTCTCACCTGGACCATGTTCACCAAACGAAGCGGGTATTTCCTTGCAAGTGGTCGAACAATTAAAAGGGCAGTTGCCAATTCTTGGTATTTGCTTGGGGCACCAAACTATTGCTCAGGCTCTAGGTGCTGATGTTATTCGTGCAAAGCAAGTGATGCATGGTAAAACGTCGTTAGTTAAGCATACCAATCAAGGTGTGTTTAATGGTTTGGCAAATCCGCTGACGGTATGCCGCTACCATTCTTTAGTGGTGGATAAACAAAGCCTGCCTAGTGACTTCACTATTACCGCATGGACAGAACAAAATTCTGATTTTGATGAAATTATGGGGATCATGCATAATGATTTAGCACTTGAAGGAGTGCAATTTCACCCCGAAGCAATTTTGACCCAACAAGGGCTTGAATTACTTGCTAACTTTTTAACTCGCTTCTAA
- a CDS encoding LexA family protein, whose product MKTLSERLNHALQLTGVTQSELARRIGIKQQSISQICSGKSARSRYTMQIAEALRVNAHWLATGDGEIGLGGGNVEVGPDIKGRIPLINWVQAGDWTEIAEGFAHEDAEEWRDVTGKAHEGCFALRVKGDSMENPSGKKSIPEGAVIVVDPELPYSSGSLVVARLDDSKEATFKQLVIDGEQKYLKPLNPQYPAIPINGNCTIIGVVRQAIIDFW is encoded by the coding sequence ATGAAAACTTTATCCGAACGACTAAACCATGCCTTGCAGCTTACTGGGGTGACTCAGTCTGAGTTGGCTCGTCGCATTGGTATTAAACAGCAGTCGATCAGCCAGATTTGCTCTGGTAAATCGGCTAGGTCTCGTTACACCATGCAGATCGCGGAGGCGCTTCGCGTGAATGCTCATTGGCTCGCCACAGGTGATGGCGAGATTGGCTTGGGGGGCGGTAATGTAGAAGTCGGGCCTGATATTAAGGGAAGAATTCCTCTCATTAACTGGGTTCAGGCCGGTGATTGGACTGAAATAGCGGAGGGATTTGCCCATGAAGATGCTGAGGAGTGGCGTGACGTCACTGGGAAAGCACATGAGGGTTGTTTCGCACTTCGCGTAAAAGGCGACAGTATGGAAAATCCAAGCGGAAAAAAATCCATACCTGAGGGAGCAGTGATCGTTGTTGATCCTGAGTTACCTTACTCTTCAGGTTCATTGGTTGTTGCGCGTTTGGATGATTCGAAAGAAGCAACCTTTAAGCAGTTGGTTATTGATGGTGAACAGAAGTATCTAAAACCTTTGAACCCGCAATACCCGGCAATACCGATCAACGGCAACTGCACCATCATCGGTGTAGTACGACAAGCTATCATCGATTTCTGGTAG
- a CDS encoding helix-turn-helix domain-containing protein, which produces MEVFNTTQKHLRRTIDLVGGQSALARAINSKQQNVWFWLNKSGRVPAEFVLPIEQATQGQVTRSQLRPDIYPECPSELKASNQ; this is translated from the coding sequence ATGGAAGTGTTCAACACGACACAAAAACATCTCCGCCGTACCATTGACTTGGTCGGCGGGCAATCAGCATTAGCACGAGCCATCAACTCAAAGCAGCAAAACGTCTGGTTTTGGTTGAATAAATCAGGGCGTGTTCCCGCTGAATTCGTTTTACCCATCGAACAAGCTACGCAAGGACAGGTAACCCGATCTCAGTTAAGACCGGACATCTACCCCGAATGCCCAAGCGAGCTGAAAGCTAGTAACCAGTAG
- a CDS encoding DUF6475 domain-containing protein, with amino-acid sequence MQEVNKREFAEVWGAAWAMYGKSVSPQLLSIAFEALRAYSIEEVRIGLTRHIQSPDTGQFFPKPADVIKHIDGNSGSRAMVAWNKVDKAVRQVGAWTSVMFDDALIHRVISDMGGWVELCKVDDREYLFKQKEFLTRYQAYLLRDEVGEYPRLLQGIADHQNQQKGFDMQAPVAVGDWSKAAQVYTRGIASFRAVPLKRISPKAIQALLGNQLEDKNEND; translated from the coding sequence GTGCAGGAGGTTAATAAACGCGAGTTTGCTGAAGTTTGGGGAGCTGCTTGGGCCATGTATGGCAAAAGCGTATCACCGCAATTGCTATCCATCGCATTTGAAGCGCTTCGTGCTTATAGCATTGAAGAAGTGCGAATCGGTCTGACTCGGCATATTCAATCACCGGATACTGGGCAATTTTTTCCAAAGCCCGCTGACGTCATCAAGCATATCGATGGCAACTCGGGTTCAAGAGCCATGGTTGCTTGGAACAAAGTTGACAAGGCTGTTCGTCAGGTTGGCGCTTGGACATCCGTGATGTTTGACGATGCACTTATCCACCGCGTGATTTCAGACATGGGGGGATGGGTTGAACTCTGCAAAGTTGATGACAGGGAATACCTCTTTAAGCAAAAAGAGTTTTTAACACGCTACCAGGCTTATTTGCTGCGGGACGAAGTGGGTGAATACCCAAGGCTATTACAGGGTATTGCAGACCATCAGAACCAGCAAAAAGGATTTGATATGCAAGCGCCTGTTGCCGTGGGTGACTGGTCAAAAGCGGCACAAGTATACACGAGAGGCATCGCCAGTTTTAGAGCAGTGCCTTTAAAAAGAATAAGCCCGAAAGCCATTCAGGCGCTTCTCGGAAATCAATTAGAGGACAAAAATGAAAACGATTAA
- a CDS encoding lytic transglycosylase domain-containing protein, translating into MKTIKAKTVALVIAMSASTSVYAFPGYHWEKAAQSVGIDPVMLYAVALAESASHRGLNMTSPWPYAIRNGSNATYAKSKTEAEQLLNQALQESEKYQLDIGLMQINLHWHGHRVSSAAELLDPITNLTVGSSILAEAIKSSPNDLELGIGRYHSWNEERARWYGQRVLSIYRNILHELEVRQ; encoded by the coding sequence ATGAAAACGATTAAAGCAAAAACCGTTGCCCTAGTGATAGCAATGTCCGCAAGCACTTCAGTCTATGCGTTTCCGGGCTATCACTGGGAAAAAGCAGCACAAAGTGTTGGTATTGATCCAGTCATGCTCTACGCCGTTGCCTTGGCTGAGTCAGCCTCACATCGAGGTCTTAACATGACCAGTCCATGGCCATACGCAATTCGCAATGGTTCAAACGCAACCTACGCCAAATCTAAGACAGAAGCGGAGCAACTGTTAAACCAGGCACTTCAAGAGAGTGAAAAATACCAGCTCGATATTGGCCTTATGCAAATCAATTTGCATTGGCATGGGCATCGAGTGAGCTCAGCAGCAGAACTGCTAGACCCCATCACCAACCTTACTGTCGGCTCCAGTATTTTGGCCGAAGCAATCAAGTCTTCACCAAACGATTTAGAGCTTGGCATAGGCCGCTATCACAGTTGGAACGAAGAGCGTGCTCGCTGGTATGGGCAAAGAGTGCTTTCTATCTATCGCAATATTTTACATGAACTGGAGGTCCGTCAATGA
- a CDS encoding flagellar transcriptional regulator FlhD: MTTNLQDFYQLNLAYLHAARELARIDPQEAVLRFGLTRDVVDALINAGVDDLQRVATSSFMLFQPRGNQSQLIEMVKSKGTGIPRIAYLLSTLNNKGNA; this comes from the coding sequence ATGACAACCAATCTACAAGACTTCTATCAATTAAATTTGGCGTACCTACACGCAGCACGTGAATTAGCGCGAATTGATCCGCAAGAGGCGGTCTTGCGCTTTGGACTTACACGCGACGTGGTGGATGCACTGATTAATGCCGGTGTTGACGACCTGCAACGAGTGGCGACCTCATCATTCATGCTGTTTCAACCAAGGGGTAACCAAAGCCAACTGATTGAGATGGTGAAGAGCAAAGGCACAGGTATCCCAAGAATCGCTTATTTATTATCAACCCTAAACAACAAGGGGAATGCATGA
- a CDS encoding FlhC family transcriptional regulator: protein MIDNLSKSELFTRASLLIKYGFRTTIIALDTGLPIHIIRRLHKEVTGKSPCPGQLPESDAIVKSRRALVEGSLLMALYVNIGGDNVYKQLNIDALMKAYDAYLVAREEADLPAEIPWKKLTINEGWVLARDLRSQLASLHRCRCGSLYLTVSQQRIQLKCPVCEIMAEQTTRALFEN, encoded by the coding sequence ATGATTGATAACCTGTCCAAAAGTGAGCTGTTTACCCGAGCCTCGCTGCTTATTAAATACGGATTTCGAACAACCATTATCGCGCTCGATACAGGTTTGCCAATCCACATTATCAGAAGGCTGCACAAAGAAGTGACTGGCAAGTCACCTTGTCCTGGTCAATTGCCAGAATCTGATGCCATCGTTAAAAGCAGAAGAGCCTTAGTTGAAGGCTCCCTGCTGATGGCGCTTTATGTCAATATTGGTGGTGATAATGTCTACAAGCAATTAAATATCGATGCTTTGATGAAGGCTTACGATGCGTACTTGGTTGCAAGAGAAGAAGCAGATCTTCCAGCTGAGATCCCCTGGAAAAAACTGACCATCAATGAAGGTTGGGTTCTAGCTCGTGATTTAAGATCACAGCTTGCATCCTTACACCGGTGTCGATGCGGTAGTCTGTATTTGACGGTATCTCAACAGCGCATTCAGCTTAAATGTCCTGTGTGCGAGATTATGGCCGAGCAAACCACTAGAGCACTTTTTGAGAACTAA
- the eexR gene encoding entry exclusion protein EexR, whose product MTNLLKSLPARCWVISLGLFLATLAAAHFFPSEILTASAKLAALPFLFCTVVFFSYLGFKATCNPIGLIAITTTFLAIAYWQASWTMLCVGLAFLGLSGLIRLFQRQLKDTGRELSLSEKKYWYWVNEFADGRSSILPKKPKK is encoded by the coding sequence ATGACAAACTTACTTAAATCTTTACCAGCACGCTGCTGGGTTATTTCACTGGGGCTTTTTCTGGCGACTTTGGCTGCGGCTCATTTTTTTCCCTCAGAAATATTAACGGCATCTGCCAAGTTAGCGGCTCTGCCATTTCTGTTCTGCACCGTCGTTTTTTTCAGCTACTTGGGATTCAAAGCGACCTGCAACCCCATCGGCCTTATAGCCATCACCACTACGTTTTTAGCAATCGCATATTGGCAAGCGAGTTGGACAATGTTATGTGTCGGTTTAGCTTTCTTGGGCTTAAGCGGTCTAATCCGTTTGTTTCAAAGGCAACTGAAAGATACAGGTCGAGAACTAAGCCTGAGCGAAAAAAAATATTGGTACTGGGTAAACGAATTTGCAGATGGTCGCTCATCTATTCTCCCCAAAAAACCAAAAAAGTAG
- a CDS encoding conjugal transfer protein TraG N-terminal domain-containing protein → MWEIYSIGDSAFLEQVLNAVAMITGTGDFTSMVRIGLLIGVLMVSVQALMQGGRGINFQYVLVSWLVFATMFGPSTRVSIEDAYTGQVRVVDNVPIGVAAAGSTISTVGFQITRLFETAFSTPAMTEYGFASSLQALIKVRKQVMDRSGLGDANRVGGSDIEQSWFNYIKECTLIGIDIGQKNLDQVLSDPNPMTAIRFDSRIYGTRIMLSGSSSDLDCTDAYSQLKLMTESTFIPRLKQVLSASLGTSSATDTDDVIRNALNNLGLASVNTQEYMTASVLLPIYEQSVTGKYMDDQAFTAAVMVNQAIEQRNTQWAAEQTLFQSIVRPMMTFFEGFIYAITPLMAFVIALGQIGMRMAGKYLLILLWIQLWMPVMAIINLYIHLTVAGKMSALDAFAGTEVPSFAGMMQMDSVLQTWIATGGMLASSVPAISLMLVYGSAITATHLAGRLQNGDAIDEKMASPDVAKNAPVMQSQSMFQNSALTGSAMTGASNLLSSFSVGNAVGSMVGSAKESMTQATQAFSRQVGNTMSRTFGEKLSYDNLSSVGRQIGSSNSASSAVVNQVTDDLQTRYGFGDDKKDAVRGLVSGVLSGGLRVGGDGTITNTDDKEVADKGFLGRLLGTGGNDSPQGNLPGVDKPDSSRVPKISRLRAGLDLGGNFSGQVESSEGSSRSTTANTLTGEMQSLASSDSRRAEYRDAMVKDLSDSRRSGVEMSLSNQDYQSLQSSAQDVVTASNRFSELDQASYSLSGQRNTDGATLTRLAADNPEVMDYLGRYMNQHVEAGNRLRENLPMYQRLLPDDNQAYVAAAMESLTYSNSSTPAERDNDYQAAMTVMAMATGADLRSIQPRSNEGLSSMAPTFGGIQSQVESGVLGGYEDAATVQTQFNAAQSAYQTNLSGIDGQLNAHQQQAQQAVASDTSTYQSGLNSEAGSQWRSRIMADDSGVSGAEMFFNSASAIGDFSGKHTDAALHTLNHFGEDYESYKEQALEDPGSRGFLHNATVASKSTWDGLKAAVDAGTSLENPLTAFNDAYSGSSSQYASEVNWGTKSEAMLAGAFGAAVNNRYGEFLEQYADDFKKEAYSEGQRMGLTPIQSQVFAQAFNEGLAGRVFNSEDSSSWSPEMFGLREQMLNEYRQKDESGAYIPDSVSEEDKAFVDKQIAVISNASLAGDYAQNSLIDIRAYNQASGRN, encoded by the coding sequence ATGTGGGAAATCTATTCCATCGGGGATTCGGCTTTTTTAGAACAGGTCCTGAATGCTGTCGCGATGATCACTGGTACAGGCGATTTTACTTCAATGGTTCGCATTGGCTTGCTCATTGGGGTATTGATGGTCTCTGTTCAGGCCTTAATGCAAGGTGGTCGTGGGATTAACTTTCAGTACGTTTTAGTCTCATGGCTAGTCTTTGCAACCATGTTTGGACCCAGTACCCGAGTGAGCATTGAGGATGCGTACACGGGACAAGTTCGAGTGGTTGATAATGTGCCCATCGGTGTTGCTGCCGCAGGCAGTACGATTTCGACTGTTGGCTTTCAAATCACACGATTGTTTGAAACGGCGTTCTCAACTCCCGCCATGACGGAATACGGCTTTGCATCCAGTTTACAGGCACTGATTAAAGTGAGAAAACAGGTGATGGATCGCTCTGGGTTGGGTGATGCAAATCGTGTCGGTGGCTCAGATATCGAGCAATCGTGGTTTAACTACATCAAAGAATGCACCTTGATTGGCATCGACATCGGCCAAAAGAACCTCGATCAGGTGCTGAGTGATCCTAACCCGATGACTGCGATTAGGTTTGATTCGCGCATATATGGCACACGCATCATGCTCAGTGGTAGCAGTAGCGATCTGGACTGCACCGATGCCTATAGCCAACTGAAACTCATGACAGAATCAACCTTCATTCCAAGGCTTAAACAGGTTCTGTCAGCCTCATTGGGAACTTCGTCAGCCACTGACACTGATGACGTGATCCGAAATGCACTGAATAACCTTGGTTTGGCTTCGGTTAACACCCAAGAGTACATGACCGCGTCAGTGCTTTTGCCTATTTATGAGCAAAGCGTGACGGGCAAGTATATGGATGATCAAGCTTTCACCGCAGCCGTTATGGTTAACCAAGCGATTGAGCAGCGCAATACACAATGGGCGGCAGAGCAGACCCTGTTCCAAAGTATCGTTCGTCCGATGATGACGTTTTTTGAGGGTTTCATTTACGCCATCACCCCTTTGATGGCCTTTGTGATAGCCCTTGGCCAAATCGGGATGCGAATGGCTGGGAAGTACTTGTTAATCCTGCTTTGGATTCAACTTTGGATGCCTGTCATGGCCATCATTAACCTGTATATTCATTTAACCGTTGCAGGGAAAATGTCGGCGCTTGATGCCTTTGCAGGTACAGAAGTGCCATCTTTTGCTGGGATGATGCAGATGGATTCAGTGCTGCAAACCTGGATAGCTACTGGCGGCATGTTGGCGTCGAGTGTTCCGGCAATTTCGCTCATGCTCGTGTATGGCTCAGCAATAACAGCAACCCACTTGGCTGGACGTCTTCAAAACGGTGATGCCATTGATGAAAAGATGGCAAGTCCAGATGTCGCGAAAAATGCCCCGGTCATGCAATCACAGTCAATGTTCCAAAATTCAGCCCTTACGGGTTCTGCTATGACCGGCGCGTCAAACCTACTAAGCAGTTTCTCTGTAGGAAACGCAGTGGGTTCAATGGTCGGCTCTGCAAAAGAATCCATGACTCAGGCAACCCAAGCCTTTAGTCGTCAGGTTGGGAATACTATGAGTCGAACTTTTGGTGAAAAGCTAAGTTACGACAACCTGTCCTCGGTTGGACGTCAAATTGGTTCTTCTAACTCCGCATCTAGCGCCGTTGTTAATCAGGTTACTGATGACCTGCAAACTCGGTATGGTTTTGGAGACGATAAAAAAGATGCTGTACGTGGCTTGGTATCGGGCGTGCTATCGGGAGGCCTAAGGGTCGGTGGCGATGGAACCATTACAAATACCGATGATAAAGAAGTAGCAGATAAAGGGTTCTTGGGAAGATTACTTGGTACAGGAGGGAATGACTCCCCACAAGGCAACTTACCAGGAGTGGATAAGCCAGACTCATCTCGTGTACCAAAAATATCACGGTTACGAGCAGGCTTGGATTTAGGTGGTAACTTTAGTGGCCAAGTTGAGTCATCAGAGGGCAGTTCTCGGTCAACGACAGCAAATACGCTCACAGGGGAGATGCAAAGCTTGGCATCAAGTGATTCACGACGTGCAGAGTATCGCGATGCGATGGTAAAGGACCTTTCAGATTCAAGACGTTCTGGCGTTGAGATGTCCTTGTCTAACCAAGACTATCAGTCACTTCAGAGTTCAGCACAAGACGTTGTCACGGCATCAAACCGCTTTAGTGAGCTTGATCAGGCCAGCTACAGTCTATCAGGACAAAGAAATACTGATGGTGCGACGTTAACCCGATTAGCGGCGGACAATCCTGAAGTCATGGATTATTTAGGTCGCTATATGAACCAGCATGTTGAAGCAGGTAACCGTTTACGTGAAAACCTTCCAATGTATCAGCGCTTGCTACCTGATGATAATCAGGCGTATGTAGCCGCAGCTATGGAGTCTTTAACCTATAGCAACTCTTCAACGCCCGCTGAACGCGACAATGATTATCAAGCTGCAATGACGGTTATGGCCATGGCTACCGGAGCTGATTTACGCTCGATACAGCCGCGCTCTAATGAAGGCTTGTCATCAATGGCACCTACTTTTGGTGGTATTCAAAGCCAAGTTGAATCGGGTGTATTGGGCGGCTACGAGGATGCGGCAACAGTTCAAACTCAGTTCAACGCAGCTCAATCGGCTTACCAAACCAATCTGTCTGGTATAGATGGACAGTTGAATGCGCATCAGCAGCAAGCTCAGCAGGCCGTAGCTTCTGACACAAGTACCTATCAATCTGGACTAAACAGTGAAGCTGGATCTCAGTGGCGATCACGCATTATGGCTGATGATAGCGGAGTCTCTGGTGCTGAAATGTTCTTCAACAGCGCCAGTGCTATTGGTGATTTCAGTGGCAAGCATACTGATGCAGCACTGCACACCTTGAATCACTTTGGCGAAGACTATGAGAGTTACAAAGAACAAGCGCTTGAAGATCCTGGCTCACGAGGTTTCTTACACAATGCAACGGTGGCCAGCAAATCAACCTGGGATGGCTTAAAAGCCGCCGTTGATGCAGGAACCTCTTTGGAAAACCCATTGACGGCGTTTAATGATGCATACAGTGGATCGAGTTCGCAGTATGCTTCCGAAGTAAACTGGGGCACTAAGTCTGAAGCCATGTTGGCGGGGGCATTCGGTGCGGCAGTTAACAATCGATATGGTGAGTTCCTAGAGCAGTATGCTGATGATTTTAAAAAGGAAGCATACAGCGAAGGGCAGAGAATGGGATTGACCCCGATTCAAAGTCAAGTGTTCGCTCAAGCTTTCAATGAAGGTTTGGCGGGGCGCGTATTCAACTCTGAAGACTCATCGAGTTGGTCGCCTGAAATGTTTGGCCTAAGGGAGCAAATGCTAAATGAGTATCGTCAAAAGGATGAGAGTGGCGCTTACATCCCTGACAGTGTGTCCGAAGAAGATAAAGCATTTGTGGATAAGCAGATAGCGGTGATCTCAAATGCATCCCTTGCGGGAGATTATGCTCAGAACAGCTTGATCGATATTAGGGCCTATAACCAGGCATCAGGAAGGAACTAG
- a CDS encoding conjugal transfer protein TraH — MKKVFQVSLIACAIGFSSMSQASLQQEMNQLFGSMTNTTAPGVFESQRRGVISGGSVVVRNRIMNENLVSMVPPSFQAGCGGIDMFAGSLSFVNADQFVQLLRSVAANAKGYAFQLALSAMCEKCSQHMETLQKKIQQLNEYFGNSCQMAQGVVNDTLAAFGKKGQTEASMLSSLKGAGDIFTSWSESNGKNPYENASSVAASDVNKTIKGNLVWRALKRHSASSWFASGDDRFLEAVMSVTGSIIVGDLANAADGQGKAPKLTRLNGNKVTIEHLIHGGNVAMYRCDTVTQDGCLNPTITNVTLTGLSTQVENLLLGTGSSNGIIFKFARNTGAASTTEKAFMTSAPASIGGMIRTLSALNEGAARSFASRAAPFIAVEMARALVEDMLNAARSTSGVEDHAYAKLLTEDLERARRQINEEYAALQRRYGSEQELLAHFNQVIQTIRKQRYYTVKSTALGE, encoded by the coding sequence ATGAAAAAAGTATTCCAAGTATCGCTAATCGCCTGTGCGATTGGTTTTTCATCTATGAGCCAAGCAAGCTTGCAACAGGAGATGAATCAGTTGTTTGGTTCAATGACCAACACCACTGCGCCTGGTGTATTCGAGAGTCAGCGGCGTGGCGTTATATCTGGTGGAAGCGTTGTTGTCCGTAACAGAATCATGAACGAGAACCTCGTCTCTATGGTGCCTCCGTCATTCCAAGCTGGTTGTGGCGGCATTGATATGTTCGCTGGAAGTTTGTCATTTGTTAACGCGGATCAGTTTGTTCAATTACTTCGCTCTGTAGCGGCAAATGCCAAAGGGTACGCATTCCAATTGGCGCTCAGTGCTATGTGTGAGAAATGTTCCCAGCACATGGAGACTCTGCAAAAGAAAATCCAGCAGTTGAACGAATATTTTGGCAATTCCTGTCAAATGGCTCAGGGAGTCGTGAACGATACCCTGGCTGCTTTTGGTAAGAAGGGGCAAACAGAAGCCAGCATGTTGAGCTCACTTAAAGGGGCTGGAGACATTTTTACCAGTTGGAGTGAATCCAATGGTAAGAACCCTTATGAGAACGCTTCAAGTGTCGCGGCATCTGATGTGAACAAAACGATTAAAGGCAACTTGGTTTGGCGAGCACTGAAACGTCACTCGGCATCAAGCTGGTTTGCATCGGGGGATGACCGTTTTCTTGAAGCGGTTATGTCCGTGACGGGCTCGATCATCGTTGGTGATTTAGCGAATGCGGCTGATGGTCAAGGTAAAGCCCCAAAACTGACCAGACTGAATGGCAATAAAGTGACTATTGAGCATCTCATTCATGGCGGTAACGTCGCTATGTACCGATGTGACACAGTGACACAAGACGGCTGTCTAAATCCGACAATCACTAACGTGACCCTAACCGGGTTATCAACTCAGGTAGAAAATTTACTTCTTGGTACAGGTTCTAGTAACGGCATTATTTTTAAGTTTGCTCGAAATACAGGAGCTGCTAGCACCACCGAAAAGGCTTTTATGACCTCGGCTCCTGCAAGCATTGGCGGCATGATTCGAACACTTTCTGCATTAAATGAAGGGGCTGCAAGGTCGTTTGCTTCAAGAGCTGCGCCATTTATAGCTGTTGAGATGGCCCGAGCATTGGTTGAAGACATGCTCAATGCTGCTAGAAGCACCTCTGGTGTGGAAGATCATGCCTATGCGAAGTTGTTAACTGAAGACCTTGAACGTGCACGTCGCCAAATCAATGAGGAATACGCCGCGTTACAGCGAAGATACGGTTCAGAGCAAGAATTGCTGGCGCATTTTAATCAGGTGATTCAGACCATTCGCAAGCAGCGTTATTACACCGTTAAATCTACGGCACTGGGGGAATAG